Genomic DNA from Prunus persica cultivar Lovell chromosome G1, Prunus_persica_NCBIv2, whole genome shotgun sequence:
ctctctctctctcaaacctCTTTTACGTTATGTGTTCCGGGGAGAGTGGAGGACGccactcctcctcctcctcctcctttctCCCTCTATCTCTTTTCTTACTTCCCTACTTATTTCCCCTTTCCCATCTACTAGATTTCCTGTTTTACTTGTAGGGAGGTTATTTGTGTCCAGATCTGTGGATATGTGGTTTTGTTGTAAGGTAACAATCTGCAATCTCAGTGGTGTTCTCTATCTCCAAGACGGCAGCAACatatgtggtggtggtggcaacAACTGCGATAGTGGCTTTGAtggtttttggttgtttgtttgcagttttctttttgtaataaTTGCATCAACTCCTTGTAAGTTGGGtgtttgattgttttctaatctctacttgtattttgtactTATGAGAGTTATATTGGTAGATTTGGGCGCTGCGATTCATGTTTGGTTTGTTAAGGCATGCGGTTTTTATGCCGAAATTTCTTTGGCCTTTTGTGGCCTATATTTGGATTAGCCCTATATGGTTACTATGCTTCCATATTTGTATTACCCTTTTGCGTGCATTTGTATTTGCCCTTGTGGCAGATAGTCTTTGTGCTtaatatatgaatacaattatcGCTTTTCTCTatctaaaaaaaatacaaaaaagaaaaatagttagcattcATGTGTTGTATTCATTCCTTATTATTTACCTTTTCTCTTCACCATCATCTAATCTTGAATCCTTAACACGAATTAACTTGAATCCTTCACATTTTATCTAACTTAAGAATACGTGTGAGtcgaaaacgaaaaaaaatcTAGCTCAAACAATTGGTAACCCTAATGGCATGTTTACAAAcacaacaacttcaaattggtattataattattataatttctaatttctcATATGTTTATTGATATAATACTCGTTTTAAAATTCTCATGCATTAAGTGACATAAAAGGAATCAAAAAGAGAATTGACTTGCTTTGTATGTAATTGTTTCGCAATGAAATTCATAATTTGAACTAGTTTAGATTGATTGGGGGGAATAATCCATTGagagcatttttgctcaccactttaacccaTGGTGTATCATCACTAGTAGCGGATCCGGGATTCTCAGGTCATAGGGTCACAATGTAAAAgtgtcgaaatttttttaggCTAAACTATTGAGGCATTTTTTTAGGACAAATGAGTCATTTCCTatctaattatttaaataataaaaaaaaataaattaaattataaataaataaataaataaaacacacacacactaatACTCTACCATTAACCCCAACCTACCCTAGAAATCCTCTGTCTAATACCCAGAAGAAGAAGGGTTTTTGAAGATCTCAGGTGTAGCAATGTCTATTTCAATATATCTCACACACATCTTGCACTAATTTCTCTATATCTTCTCAAGCAAAGATCAATTATCTGACTTTTTAGCGCTCAATTCAAACGCATCAGGTTGGCATTTCGTCGAGCACCTTGCGTGCATCTCAAGGTCATCTTGCAACTAGTCATGGGGTATACTTAGACCTCCACATGCTATCCACAACCATATTTCTGGCTATTTTTAATGGGGTCGTGTGACCCCTCTTGTCCCTTAATCCGTTCGTCACTGATCACCACTACCCTTCTCAACACATGTCCATAAGTATAACTATGAttttataaatacaaagtaaaaaattaactATGGTTAGACCCATAAACACGTATCAAGTGTTGagaataatattaaaaatacacCTTGAGTTAAAAtgatgagcaaaaatatttactAATCAATTCTTTTACCCTTTCCCAACTTCTAACTTGCCGAATTCATGAGTCTCATATTCCAAATAAGGAAACATCCCATAAAAAAGAACCTTGAATCTTGTGTGTGGATTACTCCACGCCCAACTTTGTACATAGTTAGATGAAGAGTGGCCTAGAAGGTTAGGTGATCACTTACCAGGATTGCGTTGTTGGAGGAActtgccttttattttatatttttaatcaatattttattctctctcctttaggtttaattttccaaattcttattaaaaaaattgcaatgttttttttatatttaaaaatacaagcgatattaggGGAGGGGTGTTTTTACAACTACCAAAGTGATATTGGAGGAGGGGGTTTTTTATAACTACCAAAGTATCATTGGAATTTGAACATAAGACCACTAATTTACAAATCGAAGCCCTATTTCATTGAGTTAAAACCAATGACAAAAAATGGCAATCTTTGTCTTTGATTGTGTGGttaattgtcacatcccgggatcgactcggccgtagcacgatattgtccgctttgggccccccctcTCTGGCCATCacggttttatttttgggagctcacgaccaacttcccagtgggtcacccatcttgggattgctctggccctcgactcgcttaacttcagagttcctatgactccgaagccagtgagctcccaaaaggcctcgtgctagatggatgcgggtgtgcacatataagacacattaccccctctccgttggttgatgtgggatcttacaatccatctccttaagggcccgacgtcctcgtcggcacactcgtaccacacggcagagtggctctgatactaaattgtcacatcccgggatcgattccgccgtagcacgatattgtccgctttgggcccccctctctagccctcacggttttatttttaggaGCTCACGACCAACTTCCCAGTGAGTCatccatcctgggattgctctggccctcaactcgcttaacttcagagttcctacgactccgaagccagtgagctcccaaaaggcctcgtgctaaatggatgcgggtgtgcacatataaggcacatcaccccctctccgttagTTGATGTAGGATCTTACAATaatgagtgaaaataaaaccACATTGACCCACAaacaattttccaattttaggCAAAAGATCATAATGGACCGTGTTATCTGACTCAGATGGATTTAACAAATACTTTAGTTGGGACCTAACACATTAACGaattatagaaaaataaataaatcagtGGGCTTTAGGTTAGCAAATAAATATGTGCTCCAACACAAAATTTGTAACCTTATTTGGACCCAGCCTCTCTTCCCTTCAACATTGACTATTCACAATTCTTCAAGCTGCGGGCCGTCGTCGTTTTGTTTCAACGCTTCCGCACACCATGTCGTTTCTACCCGTAAGAGCAAAGTCGTCGATCTACGCGTAAACGACCGTAAGTCTGTAACTTATTGACCGTTATATCTTACGTTGAGATTATCATTTATGATCAACGGCTCATAACTGGCCGCGTCAGCCACGCATTTCAAAACAGAAagattcaaaacaaaatatctctctctgATAAATGAAATCTAAAAACAAATCGAAAACCGGAGCCGGCGTTAACCACAGGGGCCCTCCCTACACCACCTAGACGGTCAAATATGGGGCCCACCCCTGCCCGATTCTTCTAAAAAGGCACTGCCTTTCTGTTCTTCTCTCTCGTCTATCCTCATTTTCACCTAAAACAAGCAAAGAGAGAGCACTGCACACTCTGTCTGCAAGTCTCCGAGATTACTCCCTCAAATGGACGGCTTCGATCGACTCCCGGACTCACTGATCCTCCAGATCTTCGACTTGGTCTCCGACGTCAAGACGCTCATCCGCTGCCGCGCCGTGTCGAAGCGGTTCAACTCGCTCGTTCCCCAAACCGACTCGCTCCTTTTAACCGTCGACCGAGTCATCTCATCCGATTCGGACTCGGATTCGGCGAACGACGACGTTTCGCACCTCCTGGTTACCTTCCTGAAGTCCATTCTGAAATCGATCCACGACCTCGTCTCGGCGAGGCCCGACCCGACCCGGGCCCGCTCCCAGAACTCGCCCGCCCAGATCCTCCGGTCCTTCCACAACGTCCGAAACCTCTCGATCGAGCTGCCCTCCGGGGATCTCAGGCTCGAGAAGGGCACGGTGCTGAAATGGCGAGCGGATTTCGGGAAGACCTTGAGGAGCTGTGTGATCCTCGGGTTCCGATCGGTCGTCGCCGGCGGGGAAACGCCGGTGCCCGGAGATGACGCGGACTTCGCCGGAGGGCTGAAGGTGCGGGTGGTGTGGACGATCAGCGCGCTGATCGCGGCATCGGCGAGGCACTACTTGCTGAAGGAGGTGGTGAGGGAGCAGAGAGGGCTGGAAACGCTGGTTCTGAGAGACAGAGAAGGAGAAGGCgtggtggtgatggagaaGGAAGGGTTGAGAGAGTGCGGGAGGGAGGACACGTGTGAtgcggaggaggaggaggaggaggtggaggaggagggatGGGATAGGGGAAGGAGCAGGGTGCCTAGCGTGAGGATGCGGATGAGGCACGTGCCGAGAATGGAACTGAAGGGTGGGGTTTGGGTGGAGGGCGCGACACTTGTTGTGGTGAGGCCGAGTTTGAGCGGTGACGTGGAGGACGGTGATTTGGCGATGGGGGCATTTGGCGGGGATGTGCTTTACGGGGAAGTTGTAGAGGCTTTGCTCAAGGCCAAGAGTTATTTACTGGAAATGAACTCATTCTAATTATTCATGGCAAATGgtgaaatgttttttttttttttctggttttgttttcgATGTTCTGTACATTCATcctgatctttttttttttggccccAAATATTTGTAGAAGTAGTGTACTACTACCAGTTGGTACTGTGGTGCTGCTACTGAGCAATTGTATGAACAATCGAATAAAGCTTTTGTCCGTTGCTAATATTTGGGGGAACAAAATCATGTCctcttttgaaaagaaaaataaacaaattcgTACAAGTTTAGAAGGTCATCATGTGGGAgaagaaggaattgaattTGGGTACAAGCAACGGCAACACCGCCTTGGCTAATTGGTCTGATTTACGTCTTCAATCAACGGCAACGGCAACACTGCCTTAGCTAATTAGTCTAATTTATGTCTTCATAcatattttgatgttaatTTGGTCCCCATTTGTCACCTTAGCAATGTATCAAATTACAATGACCACCTTCACTTGCCTGGATTGAGGTCCAACCAGGAGCCCTTTCAACTATTAAGTGCCAGTTTGTCATTGTTTATTTgaggtgataagtgatttttttaaaaattttgggaagcccGGCCCATTTgttaaactatgagaaaatcacttatttttaaaaattactgTGAGAGAAAGTTATAAAGaaaagcagctaatgaggtgctttcattttctgattacgcaggaatcagtttcgaagaggcactgagtttaatgattatgctgcaatcattttctgattatgcgggAATCAGTATCaataacacttttaacaaccaaacgccaaactgctttctctcacaacaaatctgacagcgattatttttacagcacagcaatgccaaactggccctAAGATTTTgctctttaatttatttatttttcttatgtaCATATAATTTACGAAATTTAATTCATTTGTTTCCAAATTCAATAGCAtttatttctaatttattaaaactttgaaattgaGCTCAAAATGGTGAACGCATGTCTGCTCATTTTATTCATGTGGGATAATGGCCCAATTCATTTGGACCTACTCGAGTCAGGGTCAGTCTAATTCTTAAGGCCCAACTCAATGTGGCATGGTTAACTCATGATTATTTTATATCTTTTAAATAGGAATTGGAACACACGACATCGGGTATATAACTgctcttaatcacttgaacTAAAATCTCCTTATCCGATCAATTTTATATAACAATGGATTCACCTGCTTTAGTTAGAAATAGCAAGTGATTTGCTTCCATGGCTCATGAGAAACTCAAATGGCGCCTTCCCATATGTTATCCACTATCTACTTGATCCCGACAAATTTTTCATAGATCTTGCCTAATTGTAATCCATTTAGGACGATTTATCCTGtaacattttgaaaatattttccaGCACCCTAATTTTGACGCTAGTGTATGAATTAATCCAAAGTCTTCACCAAATTATCTTCACTTTCAAAGTGaagtaattaaaatataaaaacagcccCCCATTATTCTTCTGCACACCTCTAAATTCAGAAGCCTATGAAAGGAAACTCCAATGGCTGAGTGGAAGACAAAGTCATAGCCAAGAACATTATAAATATACATCTCAGAAGCACAACCACTACATTGTACATTTCGCccgaaagaaaagaagatgagCTCTTCAACTTTTTATGAGAAGTTAGCCTCTCTGGCTTGCCTTATCTTTTATGTTCAGTTGGTTTCAACAACACCATGCTTTGCTAGCTCCACTGAAGCAGAGGCTCTGCTTAAATGGAAAGCTAgcattcaaaatcaaacactTGATAATCTATCCACATGGACTTACTTTCCCAGAAAAAATGCCACAAATTTTCTCCGCAAGCCAAAAGCCAATGCAAGCCCATGCAAGACGTGGACTGGTATTTCATGCAACGCTGCAGGCAGcatcatcaacataaaccTTACCACATCCGGTATACAAGGTACGTTGCATGAATTCTCGTTCTTGTCCTTCCCGAATCTCGAATATCTCGACCTCAGCATGAATAAACTCTTTGATGTCATCCCGCCTCAAATCAGTTACCTCTCTAAACTCGTTTATCTTGATCTAGCTTGTAATGAGTTGTTTGGGAGAATTCCGCCAGAAATCGGTGGCCTAAGAAATCTTACCATCCTCTATCTCTTTGCAAATAAACTTTCTGGCGAAATTCCTAAAGAGATAGGGAACTTAAAATCTCTTGTAGATCTAAAGTTGTCCGTCAATAGTTTAACAGGTTCCATccctccaagttttggaagcTTAAAAAAGCTAACAACCTTGTGCTTGTCCAAAAATAAACTTTCTGTGGTTCTATTCCTCAAGAGATGGGGAACCTGAAATCTCTCGTGGAGCTTTATTTGTACGAGAATCGGCTCAATGGTTCGATCCCGACATCACTAGGTAACTTGACAACCCTTACCCATCTATGGCTTTACACAAATAAATTTTCTGGCACTATTCCTGATGATATAGGGAAAATGGAATTTCTTGTGCATCTCTTCTTATCCAACAACAACTTCACTGGTTGTATCCCTAAAAACTTTGGAAACTTAGAAAAGCTACAAACGTTGTACTTGTACAAAAATCAACTCTCCAGTTCAATTCCAGAAGAATTAGGGAATCTGAAATCTCTTGTAGGTTTAGATTTGTCTTACAACAATTTAACAGGTGGCATCCCTCCAAAATTTGGAAACTTAAAAAAGTTACAGTTGTTGTACTTGCATGACAATCAACTCTCTGGTTCGATTCCAAAAGAGATAGGTAACTTAAAATCTATTGTGGATTTAGGGTTGAGCGAGAATCAACTCAATGGTTCAATTCCTGCTTCATTTGGTACCCTGACCAATTTGGAAATCTTACATCTACGGGATAACAAACTTTCCGGCCCTATCCCCAAAGAGATAGAGAATCTTAAGAAGTTGACTAAACTGCACTTGGATACTAACCAATTTTCTGGTCATTTGCCCCAACATATTTGCCAAGGTGGACAACTCACAAACTTTTCAGTACACAACAACAATTTGACTGGTCCAATCCCCAGAAGCTTGAAAACCTGCACAAGCTTATTCAGAATCCATCTTGAAGGGAACCAATTGACAGGCAATGTATCTGAAGTCTTCGGCGTTTATCCGAATCTTGATTTTATAGATGTAAGCCACAATAACTTGTATGGTGAAATCTCACTCAACTGGGGACAATGCCCACAGTTAAAAACCCTACTAATGGCAGGAAACAAGCTTACCGGTAACATACCACCTGAGATAGGCAATGCAAACAAAATTCATGTGCTCGACCTTTCTTCAAATCATTTAGTTGGGGTGGTTCCGAAGGAATTCGGGAGACTGACTTCTTTGGTGAAGCTGATGTTGAATGGAAATCAACTTTCGGGTCGTATACCTTCCGAATTTGGATCATTGACTGATCTTGAATATCTTGACATGTCAAGAAACAGTTTCAATGAGTCTATTCCGAGCGTTCTAGGTGGTTTGGTTGAATTAAACTACTTGAATTTGAGCAACAACAAGTTCAGTCAAGCTATTCCATTTCAGTTAGGGAAGTTAGTTCAACTGTCCCAACTAGATATAAGTCATAACTCTCTTGAAGGACAGATGCCATCAAAAATTAGCAATATGGGGAGTTTGGAGACGCTTAATCTTTCCCACAACAATCTTTCTGGTTTCATTCCAACAAGTTTTGAAGGCATGCATGGCTTGTCCTTTGTGGACATCTCCTACAATGACTTAGAAGGCCCCCTTGTTGGAAATTAGGAatgttattaaattgttatttagtttccttttattagttgattgtaattgatttggagTAGTCTCCAAGTAACCTAGTTTTCCTAGTTAAGCTTGTAATATCTCTATAAATACTTAGCCTTTTGGCTCTATCAATAACAACTGAGAATTATTCTTCTTAACAAAATCTCTAATttcacatggtatcagagcactgATTCTAGGGCGTCTCTTGAAACTTTTTTACAATCCTTATTTTCTTCACAATCCGATGTTTCACAACCCTAGTTGCTAATCTTTGAAATCTTTTGCCAAATTGAGAGTCGTTGGCGCTTTTCATCCCTCACCCATGATGGGTATTCATCTTGTATAGTCGTCTTATTCACCCTCTCCTCAATGATCAATATTTTATTCCCGCTACCAAAGCCATACCATCCCACAGTTTCTACATCTAACTAAACCAACAGTCGCACCCTTCTTTGGCGCTGCAATTTCCTTATGTTTTTCATACAAGTATTGCTCTCTATACAAATCATATTGAGCCATCTCTAGTCATGCTCTCTGTTGCAATCAGATATTGAGcccatattttgatgtctaCTACGCTTGCCACCACCACGGCATCTTCGGCCTTCATCGAGCCTACCCATCATTTTTTTAAGTCGTCTACACTTGCGGTAGGCACGCCGTCTTCATTGCGATTCCTTCGTGAGCCTCGTCACTGCTCACTAAGCCGTTTATTTCCTCCGTGAGCCTTGTCACCGCTCACCGAGCCGTTATTTTCCTCCACGAGCCTCGTCAACGCTCGTCGAGCCTTTTATTTGACTGTTCTGCCGGTCTTTGGTTATTTTCCTCCGTGAGCCTTGTCACCGCTCACCGAGCCGTTATTTTCCTCCACGAGCCTCGTCAACGCTCGTCGAGCCTTTCATTTGACTGTTCTGCCGGTCTCTGTCTTCTTCAGCTACTCTCTTGAGTTGCCTTTTCGCTTCTCAGTTTGAGCACCttatctttgtctttgtctctgTTCATGATTTGCCGGGTTTCCTCCCttactatttttcttttttgaagttttttcttCATGAGACAGCCGTATGCTACCACATTCCCCTCTTGCATTTGTTTCTGCCATGAGACTGGCATGTTTGAGTCTCTTtactattatttcaatttctcttctttcaaatCTTGACCATTTATCAGTGTCAAATTTGATGGGGAGATAGATGCAACTTTATTTGGGTGCTGCTTCCTTCAACTCACGACTCTCATACATCGTCGGATTTGAGAGGAGCAACAACCCCCTTTACAGCAGCACACCGCTGCTCCATTTGCCTCCAAATTTGCCTTCATTACAACAGTGACACAGCTGAGACACAGCTGCCCCCTCTACAGCAGTGACACCACTGCCTCTTTATCAGCAACCTTTGGGAGTAACACCTTTCACAATCTCTTGTGCAAGTTGGACGTTCTTGCTATCcactctccaacttgagggggagtgttggaaattaggaatgttattaaattgttatttagtttccttttattagttgattgtaattgatttggagTAGTCTCCAAGTAACCTAGTTTTCCTAGTTAAGCTTGTAATATCTCTATAAATACTTAGCCT
This window encodes:
- the LOC18792479 gene encoding F-box protein At1g22220, which codes for MDGFDRLPDSLILQIFDLVSDVKTLIRCRAVSKRFNSLVPQTDSLLLTVDRVISSDSDSDSANDDVSHLLVTFLKSILKSIHDLVSARPDPTRARSQNSPAQILRSFHNVRNLSIELPSGDLRLEKGTVLKWRADFGKTLRSCVILGFRSVVAGGETPVPGDDADFAGGLKVRVVWTISALIAASARHYLLKEVVREQRGLETLVLRDREGEGVVVMEKEGLRECGREDTCDAEEEEEEVEEEGWDRGRSRVPSVRMRMRHVPRMELKGGVWVEGATLVVVRPSLSGDVEDGDLAMGAFGGDVLYGEVVEALLKAKSYLLEMNSF
- the LOC18794046 gene encoding MDIS1-interacting receptor like kinase 2; protein product: MSSSTFYEKLASLACLIFYVQLVSTTPCFASSTEAEALLKWKASIQNQTLDNLSTWTYFPRKNATNFLRKPKANASPCKTWTGISCNAAGSIININLTTSGIQGTLHEFSFLSFPNLEYLDLSMNKLFDVIPPQISYLSKLVYLDLACNELFGRIPPEIGGLRNLTILYLFANRLNGSIPTSLGNLTTLTHLWLYTNKFSGTIPDDIGKMEFLVHLFLSNNNFTGCIPKNFGNLEKLQTLYLYKNQLSSSIPEELGNLKSLVGLDLSYNNLTGGIPPKFGNLKKLQLLYLHDNQLSGSIPKEIGNLKSIVDLGLSENQLNGSIPASFGTLTNLEILHLRDNKLSGPIPKEIENLKKLTKLHLDTNQFSGHLPQHICQGGQLTNFSVHNNNLTGPIPRSLKTCTSLFRIHLEGNQLTGNVSEVFGVYPNLDFIDVSHNNLYGEISLNWGQCPQLKTLLMAGNKLTGNIPPEIGNANKIHVLDLSSNHLVGVVPKEFGRLTSLVKLMLNGNQLSGRIPSEFGSLTDLEYLDMSRNSFNESIPSVLGGLVELNYLNLSNNKFSQAIPFQLGKLVQLSQLDISHNSLEGQMPSKISNMGSLETLNLSHNNLSGFIPTSFEGMHGLSFVDISYNDLEGPLPNNTAFRDAAPEGIQGNKGLCGNNGVLQPCNERSSKKDQKRILVITFSLLAALLLLSSFFTVVFVLDKRKKLQHSDPERNNMHEAISFSILNFDGRAMYEEIKKATQDFDSMYCIGKGGHGSVYRANLSFANIVVAVKKLHLQQDSEKNVEKEFLNEVRTMTEIRHRNIVKLYGYCAHKRHSLLVYEYLERGSLAAMLSKNEEAKELGWSKRVNIVKGVAHALSYMHHDCLPPIVHRDITSNNILLDSEFEASVADFGAAKFLSTNSTNWTSLAGTYGYVAPELAYTMEVNEKCDVYSFGVVTLEIVVGRHPGDLISSLSTGSSSSSSSLSSSSSALLANQMLVVDVLDQRISPPTHQMAGEAVALVKIAFACLNASPQSRPTMKQVSQLLSSTQTQRLHLPKPLPMITCAELLAFNPLTT